One segment of Tenrec ecaudatus isolate mTenEca1 chromosome 1, mTenEca1.hap1, whole genome shotgun sequence DNA contains the following:
- the ZNF281 gene encoding zinc finger protein 281, which translates to MKIGSGFLSGGGGTGSSGSGGRGGSGGGGGGGGRRAEMEPTFPQGMVMFNHRLPPVTSFTRPAGSAAPPPQCVLSSTSATPAAEPPPPPAPDMTFKKEPAASAAAFPSQRTSWGFLQSLVSIKQEKPTDPEEQQSHHHHHHHHFGGLFAGAEERSPGLAGGEGGSHGVIQDLSILHQHAQQQPGQHHRDVLLGSSRTDDHHRGNEEPKQDTNVKKAKRPKPESQGIKAKRKPSASSKPPLVGDGEAAILSPSQKPHICDHCSAAFRSSYHLRRHVLIHTGERPFQCSQCSMGFIQKYLLQRHEKIHSREKPFGCDQCSMKFIQKYHMERHKRTHSGEKPYKCDTCQQYFSRTDRLLKHRRTCGEAIAKGAASAEPGSSNHNNMGNLAVLSQGNTSSSRRKTKSKSVAIENKEHKTGKANEPHISNSISMQSYSVEMPTVSSSGGMLGTGLDELQKRVPKVIFKKGSRKNTDKNYLNFVSPLPDIVGQKSLSGKPSGSLGLVSNNSVETISLLQSASGKQSQISSNYDDAMQFSKKRRYLPTASSNSAFSINVGHMVSQQSVIQSAGVSVLDNEAPLSLIDSSALNAEIKSCHDKSGIPDEVLQSILDQYSNKSESQKEDPFNITEPRVDLHTSGEHSELVQEENLSPGTQTPSNDKTSMLQEYSKYLQQAFEKSNNAGFTLAPSFQFVSLSSPLHNHTLFPEKQIYTTSPLECGFGQSVTSVLPSSLPKPPFGMLFGSQPGLYLSALDATHQQLTPSQELDDLIDSQKNLETSSAFQSSSQKLTSQKEQQKNLESSASFQIPSQELASQLDPQKDIEPRTTYQIENFAQAFGSQFKSGSRVPMTFITNSNGEVDHRVRTSVSDFSGYTNMMSDVSEPCSTRVKTPTSQSYR; encoded by the coding sequence ATGAAAATCGGCAGCGGGTTCCTGAGTGGCGGCGGCGGTACCGGCAGTAGCGGCTCGGGCGGCCGTGGTggtagcggcggcggcggcggcggcggcggcaggaggGCAGAGATGGaacccacctttccccagggtatGGTTATGTTCAACCACCGGCTTCCCCCGGTCACCAGCTTCACCCGGCCGGCGGGGTCGGCCGCCCCTCCCCCGCAGTGCGTGTTATCCTCTACCTCCGCAACCCCGGCCGCCGAGCCCCCCCCTCCGCCAGCCCCGGACATGACTTTCAAGAAGGAGCCGGCGGCGTCCGCCGCGGCCTTCCCCTCGCAGAGGACCTCCTGGGGATTCCTGCAGTCTTTGGTTAGCATCAAACAGGAGAAACCAACAGATCCCGAGGAGCAGCagtcccaccaccaccatcaccaccaccacttcggAGGGCTGTTCGCTGGGGCTGAAGAGCGATCCCCGGGCCTAGCAGGCGGGGAAGGGGGGAGCCACGGCGTCATCCAGGACCTCAGCATTCTCCACCAGCATGCTCAGCAGCAACCAGGCCAGCACCACCGCGACGTGCTGCTCGGCAGCAGCAGGACTGATGACCACCACCGGGGCAACGAGGAGCCAAAGCAGGACACTAATGTCAAAAAGGCAAAGAGGCCAAAGCCAGAATCTCAGGGAATCAAAGCCAAGAGGAAGCCAAGTGCATCTTCCAAACCTCCTTTGGTTGGAGATGGAGAAGCTGCCATCCTCTCCCCAAGTCAGAAACCTCATATCTGTGATCACTGCAGTGCTGCTTTCCGAAGCTCCTATCACCTGCGGAGACATGTCCTCATTCACACAGGAGAGAGACCTTTCCAGTGCAGTCAGTGCAGCATGGGCTTCATTCAGAAATACCTACTGCAGAGGCACGAGAAAATCCATAGTCGAGAGAAGCCATTTGGCTGTGATCAGTGCAGCATGAAGTTTATTCAGAAGTACCATATGGAGAGACACAAGAGGACACATAGTGGAGAAAAGCCATACAAATGTGACACTTGCCAACAGTATTTTTCCAGGACTGATAGATTGTTGAAGCACAGGCGCACGTGTGGTGAAGCCATAGCTAAAGGAGCAGCTAGTGCAGAACCTGGGTCATCAAACCATAACAATATGGGTAATCTGGCTGTGTTGTCTCAGGGAAATACAAGTTCATCAAGGAGGAAAACAAAGTCAAAAAGTGTAGCTATTGAAAATAAGGAACATAAGACTGGTAAAGCAAACGAGCCCCACATTTCCAATAGTATAAGCATGCAGAGTTACTCCGTAGAGATGCCTACTGTGTCTTCCAGTGGAGGCATGCTTGGCACTGGTCTCGATGAATTGCAGAAAAGGGTGCCAAAGGTGATCTtcaaaaaaggaagcagaaagaatACAGACAAAAACTACCTTAACTTCGTGTCACCTTTACCAGACATTGTTGGGCAGAAATCCTTGTCTGGGAAACCCAGCGGTTCCCTTGGCCTGGTATCCAATAATAGTGTGGAGACCATTAGTCTTCTCCAAAGTGCAAGTGGCAAACAAAGTCAAATAAGTAGTAATTATGATGATGCCATGCAATTCTCAAAGAAAAGAAGATACTTGCCAACCGCCAGCAGCAACAGTGCCTTTTCTATAAATGTAGGACACATGGTCTCCCAGCAGTCAGTCATTCAGTCCGCAGGTGTCAGTGTTTTGGACAATGAGGCGCCATTGTCGCTTATTGACTCTTCAGCTCTAAATGCTGAAATTAAGTCTTGTCACGACAAGTCTGGGATTCCCGATGAGGTTTTACAAAGTATTTTGGATCAATACTCCAACAAATCAGAAAGCCAGAAGGAGGATCCTTTCAACATAACGGAGCCGCGGGTGGATTTACACACCTCAGGAGAGCATTCAGAATTGGTTCAAGAGGAAAATTTGAGCCCAGGCACCCAGACACCTTCAAATGATAAAACAAGCATGTTGCAAGAATACTCCAAATACCTCCAACAGGCTTTTGAAAAATCCAACAATGCAGGTTTTACTCTTGCACCCAGTTTCCAGTTTGTCAGTCTGTCGTCACCTCTCCATAACCACACTTTatttccagaaaaacaaatataCACTACATCTCCTTTGGAGTGTGGTTTCGGCCAATCTGTTACCTcagtgttgccatcttcattgccAAAGCCTCCTTTTGGGATGTTGTTTGGGTCTCAACCAGGTCTTTATTTATCTGCTTTGGATGCAACACATCAGCAGTTGACACCTTCCCAGGAGCTAGATGACCTGATAGATTCCCAGAAGAACCTAGAGACTTCCTCAGCCTTCCAGTCCTCATCTCAGAAGTTGACGAGCCAGAAGGAACAACAGAAAAACTTAGAGTCCTCAGCAAGCTTTCAGATTCCATCTCAGGAGTTAGCTAGCCAGTTAGATCCTCAGAAAGACATAGAGCCTAGAACAACGTACCAGATCGAGAACTTTGCACAAGCATTTGGTTCTCAGTTTAAGTCGGGCAGCAGGGTGCCAATGACCTTTATCACTAACTCTAATGGAGAAGTGGACCATAGAGTAAGGACTTCAGTATCAGATTTCTCAGGGTATACAAATATGATGTCTGATGTAAGTGAGCCATGTAGTACAAGAGTAAAGACACCCACCAGCCAGAGTTACAGGTAA